The following are from one region of the Lytechinus variegatus isolate NC3 chromosome 4, Lvar_3.0, whole genome shotgun sequence genome:
- the LOC121413982 gene encoding uncharacterized protein LOC121413982 — MNVNTPDLASKYESISSIYLQNRWHKEAFNLIDFEINDHVLDVGCGTGRECRYISPFVNSVIGIDKSRGMIEQARKTNTALHIQYLEDAAETFFDHHSDWSERFNKILCLSVLHYCKDENRILNNIFKCLKPGGSFVIGFPSKFQLHGEGSSYGETADNWVRNHERWGVFLKDYDYQIIPRENSDAFITTMKSLGFKVQYVKVHKGKYVLWKEKLIKAQLQCLFDPITQIPFQQQDEFLDDVYKWLYDVTTKREDGYLQGELGRFEYLIALATKE, encoded by the exons ATGAATGTGAATACGCCAGATCTTGCTTCAAAATACGAATCGATTAGCTCGATTTATTTACAGAATAGATGGCATAAAGAAGcttttaatttgattgatttcgAGATCAACGATCACGTCCTCGATGTTGGATGTGGTACTGGTAGGGAGTGCAGGTATATATCTCCATTCGTCAACTCCGTTATCG GAATCGACAAGTCACGTGGAATGATAGAGCAAGCGAGGAAGACAAACACGGCATTACATATACAATACTTGGAAGATGCAGCGGAAACATTCTTTGATCACCATAGCGACTGGAGCGAAAGGTTCAACAAGATTCTTTGCCTGTCAGTCTTACATTATTGCAAGGATGAAAACAGAATACTGAATAATATATTCAAATGTCTTAAGCCAGGAGGATCATTCGTAATAGGCTTTCCGTCTAAATTCCAACTTCATGGCGAAGGTAGTTCCTATGGAGAAACCGCTGATAACTGGGTCAGAAATCATGAGCGATGGGGTGTTTTCCTGAAG GACTACGACTATCAAATCATCCCGAGAGAGAATAGTGATGCATTTATAACAACAATGAAATCACTAGGTTTCAAGGTACAATATGTGAAGGTTCATAAGGGGAAATATGTGCTATGGAAAGAGAAATTGATAAAGG CTCAACTTCAATGCCTCTTTGACCCCATCACACAGATCCCTTTCCAACAACAAGATGAATTTCTTGATGACGTATATAAATGGTTGTACGACGTCACTACCAAACGAGAAGATGGTtatcttcagggtgaacttggACGATTTGAGTACTTGATCGCACTGGCCACCAAAGAGTGA